The proteins below are encoded in one region of Silene latifolia isolate original U9 population chromosome 2, ASM4854445v1, whole genome shotgun sequence:
- the LOC141642405 gene encoding uncharacterized protein LOC141642405 — translation MSKEEFLKIQTCVLKVNIHCDGCKHKVKKILQKIDGVYKLSIDAEAGKVTVSGNVDAATLIKKLNKAGKHAELWGSPKPNNNNHPNNNNNNNNNQIKGGDAGKGNNNNNKGQPQNPPKGGGGGGPQQNLPKGGGGPQQNMPKGGGGGGGGGGGGGPTPQQLQQMLQLQQQMKGAGLGGDLKMGPPQFQGMKMPPPQQQQQQQQGKAVKFNLPPPGDEDDDEFDDEYDDDDEFDDEDDDDYDDDEFEDLPPLNKMKPGNGGGMGPAGGVGGMGPGGHNMMMMGGGPGGPAGLNPQIMNAIAQAKAAAAANAAGGGGGGNNAKKGGGGGGGGGGNGNIPVMMNDGKNGNNGGKKGGNNQNQGGGGGGKNGGKQSGPGPNPMDGKNGKNGQNHGGGGGGGGGNGNNVGNMMMNNGGGKKGGGGGMNDGGLPNHHSMGGGGGGGGFNHPGMGGAGMPPHAHGGVPNMGHPSMMPMPPPMAQVSNMQMGPMGSIPAVQGLPAGAHFHGGPPQEMMAAPGNPYQQQYLAQMMMNQQRANGNERFQPMMYARPPPAMHYMPPYPPPADPYTHYFSDENTSSSCNVM, via the exons ATGAGCAAAGAAGAGTTCTTGAAGATTCAG ACTTGTGTACTCAAAGTGAATATACATTGTGATGGATGCAAACACAAAGTCAAGAAAATCCTACAGAAAATCGATG GAGTATATAAACTAAGCATAGACGCAGAAGCAGGAAAAGTAACAGTTTCAGGAAACGTAGATGCAGCAACACTCATCAAGAAACTCAATAAAGCTGGTAAACATGCCGAACTTTGGGGCTCCCCaaaacccaacaacaacaaccaccccaataataataataataataataataaccaaatTAAAGGTGGCGATGCCGGTAAaggcaacaacaataataacaaaggCCAACCCCAAAACCCGCCGAAAGGCGGGGGTGGGGGTGGGCCCCAGCAAAACCTGCCAAAAGGCGGTGGGGGGCCCCAGCAAAATATGCCGAAAGGCGGAGggggtggaggtggaggtggaggtgggggTGGGCCTACACCGCAACAGCTGCAACAAATGTTACAGTTGCAGCAGCAAATGAAAGgggctggacttggtggggatctAAAAATGGGCCCACCACAGTTTCAAGGTATGAAAATGCCGccacctcagcagcagcagcagcagcagcaggggAAGGCGGTGAAGTTTAATTTGCCTCCGCCGGGTGACGAGGATGATGATGAGTTTGATGATgagtatgatgatgatgacgagtttgatgatgaggatgatgatgattatgatgatgatgagtttGAGGATTTACCGCCTTTGAATAAGATGAAACCCGGTAATGGTGGTGGAATGGGGCCTGCTGGTGGTGTTGGTGGAATGGGACCTGGTGGTCATAATATGATGATGATGGGTGGTGGTCCTGGTGGTCCCGCAGGGTTGAATCCTCAAATTATGAATGCTATTGCTCAGGCTAAAGCCGCCGCTGCTGCTAACGCcgccggtggtggtggtggagggaatAATGCTAAGAAgggcggcggcggcggtggtggtggtggagggaatGGAAATATTCCGGTGATGATGAATGATGGTAAAAATGGGAATAATGGGGGTAAAAAGGGGGGTAATAATCAAAAtcaaggtggtggtggtggtggtaaaaATGGAGGAAAACAAAGTGGGCCCGGGCCCAATCCTATGGATGGTAAAAATGGCAAGAATGGGCAAAATCATGGAGGTGGTGGGGGAGGCGGAGGTGGAAACGGTAATAATGTAGGAAACATGATGATGAATAATGGTGGTGGTAAAAAAGGAGGAGGTGGTGGGATGAATGATGGTGGTCTACCTAATCATCATAgcatgggaggaggaggaggtggtgGAGGGTTTAATCATCCTGGCATGGGTGGGGCCGGCATGCCTCCACATGCACATGGTGGTGTCCCAAACATGGGCCATCCAAGCATGATGCCCATGCCTCCTCCCATGGCTCAAGTATCCAACATGCAAATGGGTCCAATGGGCTCTATTCCGGCTGTTCAAGGACTACCAGCCGGTGCCCACTTTCACGGTGGTCCGCCACAAGAAATGATGGCGGCCCCAGGTAACCCATACCAACAACAATATTTAGCTCAAATGATGATGAACCAACAACGGGCTAATGGGAATGAACGGTTTCAACCCATGATGTACGCTCGACCACCACCAGCTATGCATTACATGCCACCTTACCCGCCTCCTGCCGATCCTTACACGCACTACTTCAGCGACGAAAACACCTCCTCAAGTTGCAATGTAATGTGA